From the genome of Nocardia sp. NBC_01503, one region includes:
- a CDS encoding PucR family transcriptional regulator — MPTPARVAQLPTDVTAIAETCLELRAGALEVAVSARRLLEALSAVDTTLGTAAPGTEPLTPAAALLAGHPATTSTGPHGMAIETAYYVLALGIPAHPGERHPAVDGDLVARRRLRCIQAELGSRCADKALWVLGPDGGTVLIPESATAATELDAIVTGLAAVAQVALTATVIPAPTPGIPGAAEQAHELLDIVHRLQCEPGLYRFDDLAMEYQLTRPGPGREYLGALLDPLDEYPELLETLRRHLGNDLNRRRTARGLGVHANTIDYRLKRIGQLTGFDPAQSAGLWYLRSALVARTYRAAGEHAPQ, encoded by the coding sequence ATGCCAACACCTGCCCGCGTAGCTCAGCTCCCCACGGACGTGACCGCCATTGCCGAGACCTGCCTCGAATTGCGGGCGGGCGCACTCGAAGTGGCGGTCAGCGCACGGCGGCTACTGGAGGCGCTCTCCGCGGTCGACACCACGCTCGGCACGGCGGCACCCGGTACCGAGCCCCTCACACCGGCGGCGGCCCTACTCGCGGGACATCCGGCAACGACATCCACCGGCCCGCACGGCATGGCGATCGAGACGGCGTATTACGTACTGGCACTCGGCATTCCGGCGCATCCGGGTGAACGGCACCCAGCCGTGGATGGGGATTTGGTGGCGCGACGGCGACTGCGCTGCATACAGGCCGAACTGGGATCGCGATGTGCGGACAAGGCACTGTGGGTCCTCGGCCCCGACGGCGGGACGGTACTGATTCCGGAATCCGCCACGGCGGCAACCGAACTCGACGCGATCGTCACCGGTTTGGCCGCCGTGGCACAGGTGGCGCTGACCGCCACCGTCATACCCGCGCCGACGCCCGGCATTCCCGGCGCGGCCGAGCAGGCGCATGAGCTGCTCGACATCGTGCACCGGCTCCAGTGCGAACCGGGCCTGTACCGGTTCGACGATCTGGCCATGGAGTATCAGCTCACCCGCCCCGGTCCGGGCCGGGAATACCTTGGCGCACTGCTGGATCCGCTGGACGAGTACCCCGAGCTGCTCGAGACGCTGCGCCGTCATCTGGGCAATGACCTGAATCGGCGGCGCACCGCGCGCGGGCTCGGGGTGCACGCCAATACCATCGACTATCGGTTGAAGCGGATCGGACAGTTAACCGGCTTCGACCCCGCTCAGTCGGCGGGGCTGTGGTACCTGCGCTCGGCGCTGGTGGCGCGCACCTATCGGGCCGCCGGTGAACATGCGCCACAGTAG
- a CDS encoding lipase family protein, with amino-acid sequence MGTSEPLLPDRDPFYRTEEPLSGIEPGTILRSRAVRVGLFGRVPQRISAWQLLYRSTDLSGRPEAAVTTVLLPWGADPGTPRPLLSFQCAIDAIASKCFPSYALRHGARALGSIPQLEFPLIASALSRGWAVSVPDHEGLGGHFGAAKEPGYRALDGVRAALRFAPLGLHAGTPIGLWGYSGGGLATAWAAEQAGEYAPELDIVGAVAGSPVGDPANAFVRLNGSPFAGFAMVFTAGLARAYPQLEHLLRDHLSERFRTLLARAEHSATFPLLARFAGRDADRHTRAGLAAMLAEPELLAVLAEIRPGAQAPVMPMLILQAVNDEVIAVADIDAHVDRYLEHGAHVHYVRDRLSMHLPLQFLGAPAMIDWLADRFDGVAPDPPGVRTVWSVALSDRARPQHRDFAALLWRMFTGGPIGARHQRRAQVPQPRRLSGVEAG; translated from the coding sequence ATGGGCACCTCTGAACCTCTGCTACCGGACCGGGATCCGTTCTACCGCACCGAGGAACCATTGAGCGGAATCGAACCCGGCACCATACTGCGCTCGCGTGCGGTGCGCGTCGGGTTGTTCGGCCGGGTGCCGCAGCGGATCTCGGCCTGGCAGTTGCTGTATCGCAGCACCGACCTGTCCGGGCGGCCCGAGGCCGCGGTCACCACGGTGCTGCTGCCGTGGGGTGCCGATCCAGGGACGCCGCGGCCGCTGCTGTCCTTCCAGTGTGCGATCGATGCGATCGCGTCGAAGTGCTTCCCCTCCTACGCATTACGGCATGGAGCGCGGGCGCTCGGCTCCATTCCGCAGCTGGAGTTCCCGCTCATCGCCAGCGCGCTGTCTCGGGGTTGGGCGGTGTCGGTGCCCGATCACGAGGGCCTCGGTGGTCATTTCGGCGCGGCTAAGGAACCCGGCTATCGGGCACTGGACGGGGTCCGTGCCGCCCTGCGCTTCGCTCCACTCGGGTTGCACGCCGGGACGCCGATCGGCCTGTGGGGCTACTCCGGTGGTGGTCTGGCCACGGCCTGGGCGGCCGAGCAGGCGGGCGAATACGCGCCCGAACTCGATATCGTCGGCGCGGTCGCGGGATCGCCGGTGGGCGATCCGGCAAATGCTTTCGTCCGATTGAACGGTTCGCCTTTCGCGGGCTTCGCCATGGTGTTCACCGCCGGATTGGCTCGTGCCTATCCGCAGCTGGAACACCTGCTGCGCGACCATCTTTCGGAGCGGTTCCGGACGCTGCTCGCGCGGGCGGAGCACAGTGCCACCTTTCCGCTGCTGGCGCGCTTCGCCGGTCGCGACGCGGATCGGCATACCCGGGCGGGGCTGGCGGCCATGCTCGCCGAGCCCGAACTACTGGCGGTGCTGGCCGAAATCCGGCCCGGTGCACAGGCTCCCGTCATGCCGATGCTGATTCTGCAGGCCGTCAATGACGAGGTGATCGCGGTCGCCGATATCGACGCGCACGTGGACAGATATCTCGAGCACGGCGCACACGTGCACTACGTGCGCGATCGGTTGAGTATGCATCTGCCACTGCAATTCCTGGGCGCACCGGCCATGATCGACTGGCTCGCCGACCGATTCGACGGGGTGGCACCGGATCCGCCCGGGGTGCGGACGGTGTGGTCGGTGGCACTGTCGGATCGCGCGCGACCACAGCACCGGGATTTCGCCGCCCTACTGTGGCGCATGTTCACCGGCGGCCCGATAGGTGCGCGCCACCAGCGCCGAGCGCAGGTACCACAGCCCCGCCGACTGAGCGGGGTCGAAGCCGGTTAA
- a CDS encoding esterase/lipase family protein, with protein sequence MKPIVRVLGSVICAGVTAIGVTVAGGPAHSEPAAGLTSIASDTSGTGPETSAFMAAFGYGLLHPDVAPPGANDWNCRPSAAHPRPVVLLHGTWLNTYDSFAYLSPRIARAGVCVYAFNYGRQGVLNGGGIGAILPGRYGVGLMEDSAEQLARFVDRVLAATGAAQVDVVAHSQGGPVASQYLKFEGGAGKIRKVVTLGATSHGTSLDGIASLGRWITDMGVNILGFYEPLLGVSNIEQTVGSPFYKTLNANGDTVPGVEYTSIGTRHDEVSNPYEWTFLTPGPDATVDNVTLQQDCEADLSDHLTILYSPRAASIVLRALDPAAHQDLECTFNPWVVGGDGHL encoded by the coding sequence ATGAAGCCCATAGTGCGAGTACTCGGAAGTGTCATATGCGCGGGGGTCACCGCGATCGGGGTGACGGTCGCGGGCGGTCCGGCGCATTCGGAGCCGGCAGCGGGCCTGACCAGTATCGCCTCCGATACCAGTGGGACCGGTCCGGAGACCTCCGCTTTCATGGCCGCTTTCGGCTACGGGCTCCTGCATCCCGATGTCGCGCCACCGGGGGCCAATGACTGGAATTGCAGACCGAGCGCCGCGCATCCACGCCCGGTGGTGCTGCTGCACGGTACCTGGTTGAACACCTATGACAGCTTCGCGTACCTGTCCCCGCGCATCGCTCGCGCCGGAGTGTGCGTCTACGCCTTCAACTACGGCCGCCAAGGCGTGTTGAACGGCGGCGGCATCGGCGCGATCCTTCCGGGGCGCTATGGCGTCGGGCTGATGGAGGATTCGGCCGAACAGTTGGCGCGGTTCGTGGATCGGGTGCTGGCGGCGACCGGGGCCGCACAGGTCGATGTGGTCGCGCATTCGCAGGGCGGGCCGGTCGCCAGCCAATATCTGAAATTCGAAGGCGGAGCGGGGAAGATCCGCAAGGTTGTCACCCTGGGTGCGACCAGCCACGGCACCTCGCTGGACGGTATCGCCTCGCTCGGACGCTGGATCACCGATATGGGAGTGAATATTCTCGGCTTCTACGAGCCGCTGCTGGGGGTGTCGAATATCGAGCAGACCGTGGGCTCACCGTTCTACAAAACCCTGAATGCCAACGGCGACACCGTGCCCGGCGTGGAGTACACCTCCATCGGCACCCGGCACGACGAGGTCTCCAACCCGTACGAGTGGACCTTCCTGACGCCGGGACCCGATGCGACCGTCGACAATGTGACCCTGCAACAGGATTGCGAGGCGGATCTGTCGGATCACCTGACCATCCTGTACTCGCCGCGGGCCGCGTCGATTGTGTTGCGCGCCTTGGACCCGGCCGCGCATCAGGACCTGGAGTGCACCTTCAACCCCTGGGTGGTCGGTGGCGATGGGCACCTCTGA
- a CDS encoding TetR/AcrR family transcriptional regulator: MSVEGVGVPGPLPRGRHGLSREQVENSQFQRLCVAVLDAVGELGYAATTVADIVSRAQVARRTFYAVFGGKDECFAAAYDLAVNTALDQLQDTVTGLVGVNFADRVRISFDIYLAVLAAQPEATRALYVETLAAGPGLVAHRARVHRRFAEYILAVARIGVRDGELSGDPDPELIDMLLGGIDDRVRACLHERDASQLPSLSPLFTRTAIALVRTPE, from the coding sequence GTGAGTGTGGAGGGTGTGGGGGTGCCGGGGCCATTGCCGCGCGGACGGCATGGGCTGAGCCGGGAGCAGGTGGAGAACTCGCAGTTTCAGCGGCTCTGCGTGGCCGTGCTGGACGCGGTGGGGGAGTTGGGGTACGCCGCCACCACGGTCGCCGATATCGTCAGCCGCGCACAGGTGGCGCGCCGCACCTTCTACGCCGTCTTCGGCGGCAAGGACGAATGCTTCGCCGCCGCCTACGACCTGGCGGTGAACACCGCGCTGGATCAATTGCAGGACACCGTGACCGGTCTGGTCGGGGTGAACTTCGCGGACCGGGTGCGGATCTCCTTCGACATCTACCTGGCCGTGCTCGCCGCGCAACCGGAGGCGACCCGGGCGCTGTATGTGGAGACCCTGGCCGCGGGGCCGGGGCTGGTGGCGCATCGCGCGCGGGTGCACCGGCGGTTCGCCGAATACATTCTGGCGGTGGCGCGGATCGGGGTTCGCGATGGTGAACTCTCCGGCGATCCGGATCCGGAGTTGATCGATATGCTGCTCGGGGGTATCGACGACCGGGTGCGCGCGTGTCTGCACGAGCGGGACGCCAGCCAATTGCCTTCGCTGTCACCGCTGTTCACCCGCACCGCCATCGCGCTGGTGCGGACACCGGAGTGA
- a CDS encoding hydrolase, with the protein MSSTLLDPRTALVIIDLQRGVVGMPTLPHSSDVVVKNSVALARAFRAHDLPVVLVRVSFSADGVDAAPGRITNPMPKGVAYPEGWDEIIEELEVQPTDIRITKRQWGAFYGTELDLQLRRRGITEIVLTGISTSIGVESSARAAHEHGYHVVVVEDATADRDLASHEHATTKIFPRLGLVARTDQILEELQAR; encoded by the coding sequence TTGTCATCGACACTGCTGGACCCGCGCACAGCCCTGGTCATCATCGATCTACAGCGCGGCGTGGTCGGTATGCCGACCCTGCCGCACAGCAGTGACGTCGTGGTGAAGAACTCCGTCGCGCTGGCCCGCGCCTTCCGCGCGCACGACCTGCCCGTCGTCCTGGTGCGGGTGTCCTTCTCGGCCGACGGTGTGGACGCGGCCCCCGGGCGGATCACCAACCCGATGCCCAAGGGTGTTGCCTACCCCGAGGGCTGGGACGAGATCATCGAGGAGCTGGAGGTCCAGCCCACCGACATCCGGATCACCAAGCGGCAGTGGGGCGCCTTCTACGGCACCGAACTCGACCTGCAACTGCGCCGCCGCGGCATTACCGAGATCGTGCTGACCGGCATCTCCACCAGCATCGGCGTCGAATCCAGCGCCCGCGCCGCCCATGAACACGGCTATCACGTCGTGGTCGTCGAAGACGCGACCGCCGACCGCGACCTCGCCTCCCATGAGCACGCCACCACCAAGATCTTCCCCCGCCTCGGCCTGGTGGCGCGCACGGACCAAATCCTCGAAGAGCTCCAAGCCCGATAG